The genomic stretch TTCTTCTCAAAAAGAATAGATACACTACCAAATCAGGCAATAAACACTTTGCTTTAGTATctgctttactttttgtaaagtgctttgagtctGCCTTTAATGGGGTGAAGCACTATTCaagaaaccttttatttttatatgcatgGATCCAGCTAAAATGTCTTGTGTCTACCTCCAGCTTTTTCTCTGTTATCTCCAGCAATGCTGTGCTAACCAGCTCATCccattcatcatcatctaacAGCTTCTGTTGACCTGTCATCTTCAGCACCTCCATCATGTCTGCCAACTGAAGCTGTTTCACCAGCTCCGAGACAACCTTCTTCAAGATGCCCACTGGCATCAGTTTGTGTTCCTgtgaaaatacagaaataaagatgCTTTCCTCACACTGATTGCAACTACCCTGCTAATGTCTCACTGCATGGAGCTACTGAGATAATCTGACTTTTTGTCTGATGGGCGAATGATATTTACTTCAACTGAATATTGCTCATTGTTCACAGGACTGTCATACAAGTCATGAATGCTGATCGTGAATATTCATACAATCAGTTATAAACCACTCATTTAATTCTTTCAATTAAtaagtatttattaaacattgcTCTGTGGAGGGaaggaaatacattttcttgagCTCTGCAAAACTGAAGTGGTGCACTTTCAAATAATTTGTTACTAAAGACCTGTGACTTAGTTCAAGTTACAAGCGACTAAAACTTAAGCcatcacaaacaataaaacatggGGGTGGTGGGGTGAAGGGTCTTAGAACAAGCAATGCTGGCATTCTAATGTCACCTCAGTGGCTCTAACATAAAATGCACTCTTACTGTCCACTGCAGGCACTTTTCATAAATCAATacctaatatttatttttcagatactTTTGTAATCAACATTGAAATTTCTAACTTACTGTAATGATTCGCCAAGCCAGCTCAAAAGATGCAGGCAAGCACTTTGAACCACCACTCAGCAGAATCTGAAAGCAAAACACACTACACCATGAAACATGATGTCCTTTCTCTAGTCTATCACAGCTCCAAGGTTGTTACAACAGGTACAGGAATGATGCACACATCACTACCTACAATCATAGCTAGCTACAGATGCGAGAGGTATTTTCAGCCATCTGTTCACATAAGAGTGATCCATTCCCATGATGAATGCCCACCTCGAAGAACACCTCTAAACCTTTGCAAATTCGTTTTTGTCGTTATAGTGAAAGCAAAGAGATCCCACTGTGGTAAAACCAttattaaatgattaaaatgtcAATGTATGCTTCTTAATCACATCCATGCATTTGTAAAGGCAGCTAGCTTACCACTATGCAGCAACACTCATTTGCACATCAACATACTGATCACTGTAAACAAATTGCTGACCTGTTAATGACACCCAAGAAACACAACTCATCTTACCATTTGCACTACATCTTTACGCTGGTCTGTGCTCCCAAACAATGTAGGCACTGCCCCAGGAGAACAAGCTCTGGCAACGTGCTGGGTGGCCACGGCAGCGGCCTTCCCAAGGTTGCTGGTCAGACATTGCTCCAGGTATTGTGTCACCTCAATCTGCAGGGCAATGGTGCGCAGATATCTGCCAAAAACAGGTGTGCACAATTTGCACGACTCTCGGTCAGGTGGTAACTACTATATCTCTGTATACACACACAGGAAACGCATTTAATTCACAGGACTGTGTACATGCTGCACATTAAGCCACACAAGTACTCTTGATTTCAGTAGCATTAGCTTCATGTGTGTGGTGAAGCTAACCTGCAGGAGAACAATTTTACACAAATCACTGTGTGCTGGTttaagaaatgttgaaaaacagcaaaacatagaaacaaacaCTTTAACTGCTTACCTTGCTGCTTCATCTCTGGACAGACACAGCTGGAATGACTTTTGAGCAGTAgatgttctttcttctgtcttactGGAAAACAAAGGGTGTCGGATTGCACCCCATTTCTGGGGATCAAGATATGCCTGAATGTGCTCCTGAGCAATGAAGAGAAACTGCAGTCGAGCGGCCAAGTCTAGGTAACTCTGAGTGCCTTGCTGGTAGAAGTAATTGTAGCAGTTCATTGCAGCTCGCACATAATCCTATGAACATACACCATTTACTGGTGATTAAAAACTAATGATAATCCAGTTTACATGAAGGGAAGGTGTGTGCATATTCACATTAAGATTTTAGACTGAATGCATGTGCACAGGAATAAGTAAGCACTCCTCCAAATGCTGTATAAGAAAAAACATCTGATACACAAGACATAGCAGTGCTTTTTGATGTTGTTGAGTTTGAAAGGGAATCGCTTCCACCTAAACATGATTTCTCACTATGAAGGAGAGGAAGACAGGAGAGGGAATGTGGGATAGAGAGTAGCAGATGGTGCTCATAATTGTCTTTAAGATGTCTTGACATGTGGCAGGCACTGTTCCATAACTATCTTTAAGATGTCTTGGACATGTAGCTAATGAAGCAtaaatttcatgtttgtatttacctTCATGAAAAGCTGTACGTTGTATAAGACATGGAAACGCTTGTTCTTCAGAAGATAACGACAGGATGCAGCCAGATGTGGCATCCACTGCTCTAACGAGGAGTCCTGCGTCAAGAGCTGCTCCAGCAATCGTGTTATCTCCCCTGCTTGCATGGATGGAAGGAGCAGTGCCTCAACGAAGACTTCTGAGGAGCATTTCTGATAACAAATATGCAGCACAACATCGAGAGAGGTCTTCGTCAAAAAGTTTCCTTATATGTGTAACCAACACAATGAGCTCCTTAAATGGTTATGCGGGGGTGGGCAGTTGTGCAACTCACATGtccagagaggagagagaactTTTTCTATGgtgatttattattataatatttcttcaaatgGTGGAGGATAGTTTAATAAAACAATGTCAGGGTAAGGCTCCTCTTTAAGCCCACAGTAATCCTTAAAATCAGGTTAGAAGCATTCGGTGACTTGACCGATTATAAGGCTGAACTTGCCTGAACAAATCTGAAGAAGAGTCCATGAAACCTCTAACTTATTTGCTTACCTATCAAACTTTCTAGAACctgctcatcctcctcctcacctACTGTCCCCCCACTCCCTGTTTATCGTGTCCCACTCATTCACACACCCTGGCCTTGACCAATGGCATTGGTTAAGTTAGTTGGCAATGCCCAGTCATCACCATGGGTgttgtgcatacatgtgtgcatacttgtggatgtgtgtgcatgtatatgtatagaTGTGATGGCTATTtgtgcatatgtatgcatgcagatatgcatgtttatgtatatggacATGTGTGCATGAGGGTGTTTGTTCAAGTGGGCGAATGCACAAGGTTGTTCTCCCATCCTGAAGGGTTGAGCAAACAATATCCAACAGGGACAGCTGCTAATTAGCTGGAAACAACCCTTTATTACCTGTTCTACAAAGAACTTCAAGAGCCTTGTTCCAGTAGCCATTGTGAAGCAGAAATTTCAAGTGATCACTGTATGTGCCATATGTACGCAAATAATACATGCACTCTTTGTACACAAGACTTTCCAAGGTTGTCTCCTCTTGCTGCCCCTGCCAACCAGATAGGAACACAACACTATCAAGCATCTCAAAACTAATACATAGAATAATAggtaagataaatatttaaatgtaaacgtcaaaagattaatttttttatgtatactCAGCATGAACAAACTCTTAATCataatgaatgaacaaaaaacaacaaaacaaaccaggACTAATGAAATGACAGCTTTTAactttctagttttattttatagagCATCTGACATGCAAAATCAAAAATGTACACAGCAACAGAGCTATACAAATTTATCCTTTCCAAATAAAGATTTTAGCCGTTTAGATATTCATTTATTCCTGCAGCAATCAGATGTAGTCATAAAAGAATGGTGCATATCTGAATCAATCTGATTCCATCTACTCACTGGAACTGGCAAGCTGGTCAGAGAGGCAAGGCTGGTTGCATCAAGCAGCATTTGAATCTAAGGAAAAGTCAAGAGTAAGCATAAATTTTCTTCTCCACTGTGACTGCCaagctgtttttaaaagaagactGTTCACAGACTTGGAGAATCCCCAGCATCCATATAAAACGCAAACACATTAATAGTGATTGTAACAGTATCCATAGAGATAACCAACAGGTGATCTTAAGGAAAAGTTCACAAATGCATATAGTCATGAATCTAATGTAATCTCATCTTAATGTATTtgcagagatatatatattattgaaagaaacaacattaagttaaaatattttttgctttcatcTTCGTACAAATGTGAAGCCATTTAAACTCTTAAATAAAGTATGATGATAACTTGACATCGTGGAAGGAGGTGAACATTTGCGACAAACTTGAAAGGCCTACAGTCTat from Pomacea canaliculata isolate SZHN2017 linkage group LG8, ASM307304v1, whole genome shotgun sequence encodes the following:
- the LOC112570407 gene encoding zinc finger FYVE domain-containing protein 26-like, which gives rise to MQAGEITRLLEQLLTQDSSLEQWMPHLAASCRYLLKNKRFHVLYNVQLFMKDYVRAAMNCYNYFYQQGTQSYLDLAARLQFLFIAQEHIQAYLDPQKWGAIRHPLFSSKTEERTSTAQKSFQLCLSRDEAARYLRTIALQIEVTQYLEQCLTSNLGKAAAVATQHVARACSPGAVPTLFGSTDQRKDVVQMILLSGGSKCLPASFELAWRIITEHKLMPVGILKKVVSELVKQLQLADMMEVLKMTGQQKLLDDDEWDELVSTALLEITEKKLEVKDEAETLIKLIKKEHNRINAFILSGRLRSAYLTAAKTNRTQDIIRIMTAAERMGQAAVRNICKKWLDQQKSLEADGGAKD